The proteins below come from a single Saccharopolyspora sp. SCSIO 74807 genomic window:
- a CDS encoding glycoside hydrolase family 27 protein has translation MNRRSILRITAALLLVLSATGSAAPREPVAAQQLPVFPAETPPMGWNSWNTFGCDIDEAKVRRAADALVRSGMRDAGYRNVVVDDCWYEPQRDTAGNLRADRARFPSGMAALGDYLHSRGLRFGLYMSPNVRTCAQFTGAYPGSTGSGDRELGDARTFAAWGVDYLKYDWCHGAGSTRTARAAFTTMRDALAATGRPITYSINPNSNFPGVPGETESWRGVAHLARSTEDIQPVWDTGHTNKHPMGVRNIIEVLSGLSDRPAPGYWNDPDMLEVGVHDVNGHPGLNHEEARTHLSMWAMFAAPLIAGNDPSRMSPADHDLLTNPEVLAVDQDPLGHAAHRVTGGDHQVWTRPLQQGTAVALYNRSDQPARISTTPAELRLPPGDHGIRNLWTGHHYRTTDPISADVPAHGTVLLRIDSARR, from the coding sequence ATGAACCGCCGGAGCATCCTGCGGATCACCGCCGCACTGCTGCTGGTGCTGTCCGCGACCGGATCCGCCGCACCCCGGGAACCCGTTGCGGCGCAACAACTTCCGGTTTTCCCGGCGGAAACTCCGCCGATGGGCTGGAACAGCTGGAACACCTTCGGCTGCGACATCGACGAGGCCAAGGTCCGGCGCGCCGCCGACGCCCTGGTGCGCTCGGGGATGCGCGACGCCGGCTACCGGAACGTGGTCGTGGACGACTGCTGGTACGAACCGCAGCGCGACACGGCCGGGAACCTGCGCGCCGACCGCGCACGCTTCCCGAGCGGAATGGCCGCCCTCGGCGACTACCTGCACTCCCGGGGCCTGCGATTCGGCCTCTACATGTCGCCGAACGTGCGCACCTGCGCGCAATTCACCGGCGCCTACCCGGGAAGCACCGGCAGCGGCGACCGCGAGCTCGGCGACGCCCGGACCTTCGCCGCCTGGGGCGTGGACTACCTGAAGTACGACTGGTGCCACGGCGCAGGTTCCACCCGCACCGCCCGCGCCGCGTTCACCACGATGCGCGACGCGCTGGCCGCCACCGGCAGGCCGATCACCTACAGCATCAACCCGAACAGCAATTTTCCCGGCGTACCGGGAGAAACCGAGAGCTGGCGCGGCGTCGCGCACCTGGCGCGCAGCACCGAGGACATCCAGCCGGTCTGGGACACCGGGCACACCAACAAACATCCGATGGGCGTGCGCAACATCATCGAAGTCCTCAGTGGACTCTCCGACCGGCCCGCGCCCGGCTACTGGAACGACCCGGACATGCTCGAAGTCGGCGTGCACGACGTGAACGGCCACCCCGGCCTGAACCACGAAGAAGCGCGCACGCACCTGAGCATGTGGGCGATGTTCGCCGCCCCGCTCATCGCGGGCAACGACCCGAGCCGGATGAGCCCGGCCGACCACGACCTGCTCACCAACCCGGAAGTCCTGGCCGTCGACCAGGACCCGCTCGGCCACGCCGCACACCGCGTCACCGGCGGCGACCACCAGGTCTGGACGCGCCCACTGCAACAGGGCACCGCCGTCGCCCTCTACAACCGCAGCGACCAACCCGCCCGAATCAGCACCACGCCGGCCGAACTCCGCCTGCCACCGGGCGATCACGGCATCCGCAACCTGTGGACCGGCCACCACTACCGCACCACCGACCCGATCTCCGCCGACGTCCCCGCGCACGGCACGGTCCTGCTGCGGATCGACTCCGCCCGGCGGTAA
- the mutM gene encoding bifunctional DNA-formamidopyrimidine glycosylase/DNA-(apurinic or apyrimidinic site) lyase has translation MPELPEVEVVRRGVAEHVAGRTLSTVEVLHQRAVRRHVPGPQDFAGRLAGRTVWSAQRRGKYLWLELGDDLPAQDDLAGRTQSTEFVGTADGAVPGEALLTHLGMSGQLLVQPQGAADEKHLRVRFRFTDGGPELRFVDQRTFGGLSLADLVDVGGVALPTPVAHIAPDPLEKVFDSEAVVAKMRSRRTGVKRALLDQSLVSGIGNIYADEALWRAKMHWARPTETLTRPAVRRLLEAVTEVMADALRAGGTSFDDLYVNVNGESGYFDRSLAVYGQAGHPCPRCGAIVRRDSFMNRSSYTCPSCQPTPRNAHY, from the coding sequence TTGCCCGAATTGCCCGAGGTCGAGGTCGTCCGGCGCGGCGTGGCCGAACACGTCGCGGGCCGCACGTTGTCCACTGTGGAAGTCCTGCACCAGCGTGCGGTGCGCAGGCACGTGCCCGGTCCGCAAGATTTTGCGGGGCGGCTGGCCGGTCGCACGGTGTGGTCGGCGCAGCGCCGCGGCAAGTACCTGTGGCTGGAGCTCGGCGACGACCTGCCCGCGCAGGACGATCTGGCCGGGCGCACCCAGTCGACCGAGTTCGTCGGCACCGCAGACGGTGCGGTGCCCGGCGAGGCGTTGTTGACCCATCTGGGCATGAGCGGCCAACTGCTGGTGCAGCCGCAGGGCGCCGCGGACGAGAAGCATCTGCGGGTGCGGTTCCGGTTCACCGACGGCGGCCCGGAGCTGCGGTTCGTGGATCAGCGCACGTTCGGCGGGTTGAGCTTGGCCGACCTGGTCGACGTGGGCGGCGTGGCGCTGCCGACGCCGGTGGCGCACATCGCGCCGGATCCGCTGGAGAAGGTTTTCGATTCCGAAGCGGTCGTGGCGAAGATGCGGTCGCGGCGCACCGGTGTGAAGCGGGCGCTGCTGGACCAGTCGCTGGTCTCCGGCATCGGCAACATCTACGCCGATGAGGCGTTGTGGCGGGCCAAGATGCACTGGGCGCGTCCGACCGAAACGTTGACGCGGCCCGCGGTGCGGCGGCTGCTGGAAGCGGTGACCGAGGTGATGGCCGATGCGCTGCGGGCGGGCGGCACCTCGTTCGACGATCTGTACGTCAACGTCAACGGCGAGTCCGGCTACTTCGACCGTTCGCTGGCGGTGTACGGCCAGGCCGGACACCCGTGCCCGCGCTGCGGCGCGATCGTGCGCCGCGACTCGTTCATGAACCGCTCCTCCTACACCTGCCCGTCCTGCCAGCCGACACCCCGCAACGCGCACTACTGA
- the rnc gene encoding ribonuclease III — MGGKQSRNRVADADRTPLLAALGVELDAELLTLALTHRSYAYENGGLPPNERLEFLGDAVLGLVITDRLYREHPDLPEGQLAKLRASLVNMNALAGVARGLGDGGLGEYLLLGRGEELTGGRDKASILADGLEAVLGAVYLQHGIDVARGMIYKLFEPLLNEAPQRGAGLDWKTSLQELTAATGRGVPEYRVEEHGPDHRKEFNAFVSVAGDTLGEGDGRTKKEAEQKAAQAAWRWLSERSDEQTAPAGQDAPAESDAPAGQDHDAGAEQDQAASGDSSR; from the coding sequence GTGGGGGGAAAGCAATCCCGGAACCGCGTCGCGGACGCGGACCGGACCCCGTTGTTGGCAGCGCTCGGCGTCGAGCTCGACGCCGAGCTGCTCACGCTTGCCCTGACGCACCGCTCCTACGCCTACGAGAACGGTGGGCTGCCGCCGAACGAGCGGCTGGAGTTCCTCGGCGACGCGGTGCTCGGGCTGGTCATCACCGACCGGCTGTACCGGGAGCATCCGGACCTGCCGGAGGGCCAGCTGGCGAAGCTGCGCGCGAGCCTGGTGAACATGAACGCGCTGGCAGGCGTGGCCCGCGGGCTCGGTGATGGCGGTCTGGGCGAGTACTTGCTGCTGGGCCGCGGTGAGGAGCTCACCGGCGGCCGGGACAAGGCGAGCATCCTCGCCGACGGCTTGGAGGCCGTGCTCGGCGCGGTGTACCTGCAGCACGGCATCGACGTGGCGCGCGGGATGATCTACAAGCTGTTCGAGCCGCTGCTGAACGAGGCGCCGCAGCGCGGTGCCGGGCTGGATTGGAAGACCAGCCTGCAGGAGCTCACCGCCGCCACCGGGCGCGGCGTGCCGGAGTACCGGGTCGAGGAGCACGGGCCGGACCACCGCAAGGAGTTCAACGCCTTCGTCTCCGTCGCGGGCGACACCCTCGGTGAGGGTGACGGGCGCACGAAGAAGGAAGCCGAGCAGAAGGCCGCCCAGGCGGCTTGGCGCTGGCTCTCCGAGCGGTCCGACGAGCAGACCGCGCCCGCCGGGCAGGATGCGCCTGCCGAGTCCGATGCGCCCGCCGGGCAGGACCACGACGCGGGCGCTGAGCAGGACCAGGCCGCCAGCGGGGACTCGTCGCGGTGA
- the rpmF gene encoding 50S ribosomal protein L32 translates to MAVPKRKMSRSNTRHRRSQWKASAPNLVQCSNRSCREQKLPHVVCPSCGQYGGRQVVAPA, encoded by the coding sequence GTGGCCGTCCCCAAGCGCAAGATGTCCCGCTCCAACACCCGGCACCGCCGGTCGCAGTGGAAGGCTTCCGCTCCGAACCTGGTGCAGTGCTCCAACCGGTCCTGCCGGGAGCAGAAGCTGCCGCACGTGGTCTGCCCGTCCTGCGGACAGTACGGCGGCCGCCAGGTCGTCGCGCCCGCCTGA
- a CDS encoding DUF177 domain-containing protein — protein sequence MSENRDAARTAQVGPWVLDTREIGHRAGSSRQYTRSAPVPAGFGLDLIGVAEGEPVRLDLLAESVVEGVLVSGTASAELAGECARCLDPVADEIEIELRELYAYPDSTTDSTTDEDEVSRVQDELIDLQPAVRDAMLLAMPSSPVCAEDCQGLCAGCGAKWAELDSDHTHETIDPRWAALRERFGGIEEEN from the coding sequence ATGTCCGAGAACCGTGATGCCGCACGCACCGCCCAGGTCGGTCCGTGGGTGCTCGACACCCGCGAGATCGGGCACCGCGCGGGCAGCAGCCGCCAGTACACCCGCAGTGCACCGGTACCTGCCGGGTTCGGCCTGGATCTGATCGGGGTGGCCGAGGGGGAGCCGGTCCGGCTGGACCTGCTGGCCGAGTCGGTGGTGGAGGGCGTGCTGGTCTCCGGCACCGCGTCCGCCGAGCTGGCCGGTGAGTGCGCGCGCTGCCTGGACCCGGTCGCCGACGAGATCGAGATCGAGCTGCGCGAGCTGTACGCCTACCCGGACAGCACCACCGACAGCACGACCGACGAGGACGAGGTCAGCCGGGTGCAGGACGAGCTCATCGACCTGCAGCCCGCGGTGCGCGACGCGATGCTGCTGGCGATGCCCAGCTCCCCGGTCTGCGCGGAAGACTGCCAGGGGTTGTGCGCCGGGTGCGGGGCCAAGTGGGCCGAGCTCGACTCCGATCACACCCATGAGACGATTGACCCTCGCTGGGCCGCGCTGCGTGAGCGGTTCGGCGGAATCGAAGAGGAGAACTAG
- a CDS encoding DivIVA domain-containing protein — protein sequence MYRVFEALDELVTIVEEARGVPMTSGCVVPRGDVLELLDDVRDALPQEFDDAQDVLDHRDDVVSKAEAQSGKAIGDARTEADRTLSSARSEAEQILSDARDRADQMIADARAEAEESVTAGRREYEDHVSRAQSEADRMVQAGRAAYEQSVHEGRTEQSRLVADTEVAQAAHSEAHRIVESANEDAERLRSDCDAYVDSRLADFEDLLSRTLRTVGRGRQQLRSPVGVPFDYEDARSAVATNGQDPES from the coding sequence GTGTACCGGGTTTTCGAGGCGCTCGACGAGCTCGTGACGATCGTCGAGGAGGCGCGCGGCGTTCCGATGACGTCGGGCTGCGTGGTGCCCCGCGGCGACGTGCTGGAACTGCTCGACGACGTGCGCGACGCGCTGCCGCAGGAGTTCGACGACGCGCAGGACGTGCTGGACCACCGCGACGACGTGGTGTCCAAGGCCGAGGCGCAGTCCGGCAAGGCGATCGGCGACGCCCGCACGGAGGCCGACCGCACGCTGTCCTCGGCGCGCTCCGAGGCGGAGCAGATCCTCTCCGACGCCCGCGACCGGGCCGACCAGATGATCGCCGACGCGCGCGCGGAGGCCGAGGAGTCGGTGACCGCCGGCCGCCGCGAGTACGAGGACCACGTCAGCCGCGCCCAGTCCGAGGCCGACCGGATGGTGCAGGCCGGGCGGGCCGCCTACGAGCAGTCCGTGCACGAGGGCCGCACCGAGCAGTCCCGGCTGGTCGCCGACACCGAGGTCGCCCAGGCCGCGCACAGCGAGGCGCACCGCATCGTGGAAAGCGCCAACGAGGACGCCGAGCGGCTGCGCAGCGACTGCGATGCCTACGTGGACTCCCGGCTGGCCGACTTCGAGGACCTGCTCAGCCGCACGCTGCGCACGGTCGGGCGCGGACGCCAGCAGCTGCGCAGCCCGGTTGGCGTGCCGTTCGACTACGAGGACGCCCGCTCGGCCGTCGCGACCAACGGGCAGGACCCCGAGAGCTGA
- a CDS encoding ribonuclease domain-containing protein, with amino-acid sequence MSISSRAIKVVLAGLLAMAGLFGFSSAAVATAPAPAAPVQVQQAPCGETGEFAPVKLSELPPEATDTVNLIKQGGPFPYPQDGQTFSNREGILPDCADGYYKEYTVETPGSDDRGARRFVVGDGGEYFYTEDHYETFSITDINA; translated from the coding sequence ATGAGCATCTCGTCCAGAGCCATCAAGGTCGTTCTTGCCGGACTGCTCGCGATGGCGGGCCTGTTCGGCTTCTCCAGCGCCGCGGTCGCCACCGCCCCCGCGCCCGCGGCCCCAGTCCAGGTGCAGCAGGCGCCGTGCGGCGAAACCGGCGAGTTCGCCCCGGTCAAGCTCTCCGAACTGCCGCCGGAAGCCACCGACACGGTCAACCTGATCAAGCAGGGCGGCCCGTTCCCGTACCCGCAGGACGGCCAGACCTTCAGCAACCGCGAAGGGATCCTGCCGGACTGCGCCGACGGCTACTACAAGGAGTACACGGTGGAAACGCCGGGCAGCGACGACCGCGGGGCGCGGCGCTTCGTGGTCGGCGACGGCGGCGAGTACTTCTACACCGAGGACCACTACGAGACGTTCTCCATCACCGACATCAACGCCTGA
- the coaD gene encoding pantetheine-phosphate adenylyltransferase, whose product MRRAVCPGSYDPVTNGHLDIIERSSGLFDEVVIAVLVNKSKRSLFGVDERIEMLREVTEPWPNVRIDSWHGLLVDYCRNNGIGAIVKGLRAVSDFDYELQMAQMNQRLSGVETLFMSTNPLYSFLASSLVKEVATYGGDVSSLVPPKIEQRLVKRVAERAAEDG is encoded by the coding sequence ATGAGGCGTGCCGTGTGTCCGGGCTCCTACGACCCTGTTACCAACGGCCATCTCGACATCATCGAGCGGTCTTCCGGGCTGTTCGACGAGGTCGTCATCGCGGTGCTGGTGAACAAGAGCAAGCGCAGCCTGTTCGGCGTCGACGAACGCATCGAGATGCTGCGCGAGGTCACCGAGCCGTGGCCGAACGTGCGCATCGACTCCTGGCACGGCCTGCTGGTGGACTACTGCCGCAACAACGGCATCGGCGCGATCGTGAAGGGCCTGCGCGCGGTCAGCGACTTCGACTACGAGCTGCAGATGGCGCAGATGAACCAGCGGCTCTCCGGGGTGGAGACGCTGTTCATGTCCACCAATCCGCTCTACAGCTTCCTGGCCAGCTCGCTGGTCAAGGAGGTCGCGACCTACGGCGGGGACGTTTCCAGCCTGGTCCCGCCGAAGATCGAGCAGCGCCTGGTGAAGCGCGTCGCCGAACGCGCGGCCGAGGACGGCTGA
- the rsmD gene encoding 16S rRNA (guanine(966)-N(2))-methyltransferase RsmD: protein MTRIVAGSAGGRRIEVPPRGTRPTSERVREAVFSALEASVELDGARVLDLYAGSGALGLEALSRGAAHATFVEADRRAAQIVRRNAGSLGFRQIRIEQAKAETVLADAAQADTALGAPPAGPFDVVFADPPYDLDPSKLDSALRALAAGGRLAPGAVVVLEQAVRNGDPSWPEPLAAIRSRRYGDTVVHWAGNEPA, encoded by the coding sequence GTGACTCGGATCGTGGCCGGCAGCGCGGGCGGACGCCGCATCGAAGTGCCCCCGCGCGGTACCCGCCCGACGTCCGAACGAGTCCGGGAAGCCGTGTTCAGCGCGCTGGAAGCGAGCGTGGAGCTGGACGGCGCGCGGGTGCTCGACCTCTACGCGGGCTCCGGTGCGCTCGGGCTGGAAGCCCTTTCCCGCGGAGCCGCGCACGCCACGTTCGTAGAGGCCGACCGGCGCGCCGCGCAGATCGTCCGCCGCAACGCCGGCTCCCTCGGTTTCCGGCAGATCCGGATCGAGCAGGCCAAGGCCGAGACGGTGCTGGCCGATGCTGCGCAGGCCGATACTGCGCTGGGAGCGCCGCCTGCCGGACCGTTCGACGTGGTGTTCGCCGACCCGCCCTACGACCTCGACCCGTCCAAGTTGGACTCGGCGCTGCGCGCGCTGGCGGCAGGCGGCCGGCTCGCGCCGGGCGCGGTCGTGGTGCTGGAACAGGCGGTGCGCAACGGAGATCCGAGCTGGCCGGAACCGCTGGCGGCCATCCGCAGCCGCCGCTACGGCGACACCGTCGTGCACTGGGCGGGCAACGAACCCGCGTGA
- a CDS encoding L,D-transpeptidase produces MTKHAGRLALVTALAAGGALTGAAAYADAGDVTPCQPSAKACVDLSSKQAWLQKDGTGYYGPVPLTSGKAGAETPTGVFQVQWKDADHRSGEFDNAPMPNAVFFTNTGVAFHEGSLQQESNGCLHLSTTAAKRFFDELNKGDEVQVVQ; encoded by the coding sequence TTGACCAAGCACGCCGGGCGACTGGCCCTGGTGACCGCACTCGCCGCGGGCGGCGCGCTGACCGGAGCCGCGGCCTACGCCGACGCCGGCGATGTCACCCCGTGCCAACCGAGCGCGAAGGCGTGCGTCGACCTGTCGTCGAAGCAGGCGTGGTTGCAGAAGGACGGCACGGGCTACTACGGCCCGGTGCCGCTCACCTCCGGTAAGGCGGGCGCCGAGACGCCGACCGGCGTGTTCCAGGTGCAGTGGAAGGACGCCGACCACCGCAGCGGCGAGTTCGACAACGCACCGATGCCGAACGCGGTGTTCTTCACCAACACCGGCGTCGCCTTCCACGAGGGCAGCCTCCAGCAGGAGTCCAACGGCTGCCTGCACTTGTCCACCACCGCCGCGAAGCGGTTCTTCGACGAGCTGAACAAGGGCGACGAGGTGCAAGTCGTGCAGTGA
- a CDS encoding SAM-dependent methyltransferase: MTLLPRGADITKSSASRVYDYGLGGSHNFAVDREVLDAIKKIYPPTPQPAVDNRAFLGRAVRFCQQAGIRQFLDLGSGMPTLGNVHEIAQRDDPLARVVYVDVDPVAVAYSRTLLAGQRHTAVLQADMRDPEHVLNHPDTLAALDFEQPVAVLMVAMTHYINDADRPGAAVAAYRRAMAPGSFLVFSHMTADDFPEVRRTAETFNAGSSDELVLRSRCEIDALLGGFEYLDPGLVYPADWRPDGPLSPGYEPARAACYAAVARPRD; the protein is encoded by the coding sequence GTGACACTGCTGCCCAGGGGCGCGGACATCACCAAGTCCAGCGCTTCGCGCGTCTACGACTACGGGCTGGGCGGTTCGCACAACTTCGCGGTGGACCGCGAAGTGCTCGACGCGATCAAGAAGATCTACCCGCCGACTCCGCAGCCCGCCGTGGACAACCGCGCGTTCCTCGGCCGCGCGGTCCGGTTCTGCCAGCAGGCGGGCATCCGGCAGTTCCTGGACCTGGGCTCGGGAATGCCGACCCTGGGCAACGTGCACGAGATCGCGCAGCGGGACGATCCGCTGGCGCGCGTGGTCTACGTCGACGTGGATCCGGTCGCGGTGGCCTACAGCCGGACGCTGCTGGCCGGTCAGCGCCACACCGCGGTGCTGCAGGCCGACATGCGGGATCCGGAGCACGTGCTCAACCACCCGGACACGCTGGCCGCGCTCGACTTCGAGCAGCCGGTGGCGGTGCTGATGGTGGCGATGACGCACTACATCAACGACGCGGATCGGCCCGGTGCGGCGGTGGCGGCCTACCGGCGGGCGATGGCTCCCGGCTCGTTCCTGGTCTTCTCGCACATGACCGCGGACGACTTCCCGGAGGTCCGGCGCACCGCCGAGACGTTCAACGCGGGCAGCTCCGACGAGCTGGTGCTGCGCAGCCGCTGCGAGATCGACGCGCTGCTGGGCGGTTTCGAGTACCTGGATCCGGGGTTGGTCTACCCGGCCGATTGGCGCCCGGACGGGCCGCTGTCGCCGGGGTACGAGCCTGCGCGGGCCGCTTGCTACGCAGCCGTCGCGCGACCGCGCGATTGA